A genome region from Sulfurovum sp. TSL6 includes the following:
- a CDS encoding citrate/2-methylcitrate synthase: MAQLFTRDTQAIFWNNNKTAIQRMLDYDYTIKREKPSVAAIVAPTASGKFEKFFYGADEVMIPTYKSTAEAKAAQPQADVLLNFASFRTAYDVTMEALEIGGFNTIMITAEGIPERLARGMNQAAREAGVVVIGPATVGGIVPGAFKIANVGGTIENIVNSKLHRAGSCGLVTRSGGLFNELSNIIAINADGIAEGVAIGGDRFVGSVFIDNLLRMEENPDVKYMILLGEVGGTEEYKVIDAVKSGKITKPIIAWCIGTIAKYYDSGVQFGHAGASANAERETAEAKNKAMAEAGIHVPATFNDLPAKIREVFESLNIPAIPEPEINVVPKVRRSKQFICTISDDRGDEATYAGFPISSVATPDTGKGIGDVVSLLWFKKQYPEWATQFIETVMKTVADHGPAVSGAHNAKVTARAGKSVVEALVTGLLTIGPRFGGAIDGAAQYFKHADDNDMTPKEFLNYMKGEGVPIPGIGHRIKSLKNPDLRVKGLMDFAAEHFPATPLLDYARTVEALTTSKKENLILNVDGTIGILMVDMWRALGYSEEEINEFIASGTLNAFFIVGRSIGFIGHILDEKRLAMPMYRHPMDDILYDVPVAEKI, encoded by the coding sequence ATGGCACAATTATTTACTAGAGATACACAGGCTATTTTTTGGAACAACAATAAAACAGCGATCCAAAGAATGTTAGACTATGATTACACAATTAAAAGAGAGAAACCTTCAGTAGCAGCAATCGTTGCTCCAACTGCATCTGGAAAATTTGAGAAATTCTTCTATGGTGCAGACGAAGTGATGATCCCTACTTATAAAAGTACTGCAGAAGCAAAAGCTGCTCAGCCTCAAGCTGATGTACTTTTGAACTTTGCATCATTCAGAACAGCATATGATGTAACTATGGAAGCATTGGAGATCGGTGGATTCAACACGATCATGATCACAGCAGAAGGTATCCCTGAGAGACTTGCACGTGGTATGAATCAAGCTGCACGTGAAGCAGGTGTTGTTGTTATCGGACCTGCTACAGTTGGTGGTATCGTTCCTGGTGCATTCAAAATTGCTAACGTTGGTGGTACGATCGAGAACATCGTTAACTCTAAACTTCACAGAGCAGGTTCATGTGGTCTTGTAACAAGATCAGGTGGTCTTTTCAACGAGCTTTCTAACATCATTGCTATCAATGCTGATGGTATTGCAGAAGGTGTAGCGATCGGTGGAGACAGATTTGTTGGTTCAGTATTTATCGACAACCTTCTTAGAATGGAAGAGAACCCAGATGTAAAATACATGATCCTTCTTGGTGAAGTAGGTGGAACAGAAGAGTACAAAGTGATCGATGCTGTTAAATCAGGTAAGATCACTAAACCGATCATTGCATGGTGTATCGGTACGATCGCTAAGTACTATGATTCAGGTGTTCAATTCGGTCATGCAGGTGCATCTGCAAATGCTGAGCGTGAAACAGCTGAAGCGAAAAACAAAGCGATGGCTGAAGCAGGTATTCATGTACCTGCAACATTCAATGACCTTCCTGCAAAGATCAGAGAAGTATTTGAATCTCTTAACATCCCTGCTATTCCTGAGCCGGAGATCAATGTGGTTCCAAAAGTAAGAAGAAGCAAGCAGTTCATCTGTACTATCTCTGATGACAGAGGTGATGAAGCAACTTACGCTGGATTCCCTATCTCTTCAGTGGCAACTCCAGATACTGGTAAAGGTATCGGTGATGTGGTATCACTTCTATGGTTCAAAAAACAGTATCCAGAGTGGGCAACACAGTTCATTGAAACTGTGATGAAAACAGTTGCAGACCATGGTCCAGCTGTATCTGGTGCACACAATGCAAAAGTAACTGCTAGAGCTGGTAAATCAGTAGTTGAAGCACTTGTAACAGGTCTTCTTACGATTGGACCAAGATTTGGTGGTGCGATCGATGGTGCAGCACAGTACTTCAAGCATGCAGATGACAACGACATGACGCCAAAAGAGTTCTTGAACTATATGAAAGGTGAGGGTGTGCCAATTCCAGGAATCGGACACAGAATTAAGTCTCTTAAAAACCCTGACTTGAGAGTTAAAGGACTTATGGACTTCGCAGCTGAGCATTTCCCAGCTACACCACTACTTGACTATGCAAGAACAGTTGAAGCACTAACAACATCTAAGAAAGAGAACCTCATTCTTAACGTTGATGGTACTATCGGTATCCTTATGGTTGATATGTGGAGAGCACTTGGTTACTCTGAAGAAGAGATCAATGAGTTTATCGCTTCAGGTACACTCAATGCATTCTTTATCGTAGGTAGATCTATCGGGTTCATCGGTCATATTCTTGATGAGAAGAGACTTGCTATGCCTATGTATAGACACCCAATGGATGACATCCTTTACGATGTTCCAGTGGCAGAAAAAATCTAA